A genomic segment from Nicotiana tabacum cultivar K326 chromosome 7, ASM71507v2, whole genome shotgun sequence encodes:
- the LOC107824067 gene encoding UDP-D-xylose:L-fucose alpha-1,3-D-xylosyltransferase MGP4, producing the protein MSSASLHQRPLHNPLTDSNPVSPRSSQTSQKPTSFLQYRTTLLLLLSLLVILGVLYPYIQFPQNGFLSYTSKSNLFESKWRDYSLPKAAAFVAKNNTLIVCIVSEPYLPFLNNWLISIVRQKQHEKVLVIAEDYATLFKVNERWPGHAVLIPPVLMSQTAHKFGSQGFFNFTSRRPRHLLQILELGYNVMYNDVDMVWLADPFQYLEGNHDIYFMDDMAAVKPLNHSHGLPPPGKKGRPYICSCMIYLRPTTGAKLVLKKWIEEMQIQPWSRAKKANDQPAFNWALNKTAGQVDMYLLPQSGFPTGGLYFRNKTWVKETKGMHVIIHNNYIVGFEKKIKRFRDYGLWLVDDYSSESPLGRLE; encoded by the exons ATGTCATCAGCGTCTTTACACCAAAGACCTCTTCACAATCCTCTAACAGACTCAAATCCAGTATCCCCACGATCCtctcaaacttcccaaaaacccaCCTCATTTCTTCAATACCGCACCACCCTTTTGCTCCTTCTTTCCCTTTTGGTAATTCTCGGAGTTCTTTATCCATATATTCAATTCCCTCAAAATGGGTTCCTCTCTTACACCTCAAAATCCAATCTTTTTGAATCCAAGTGGCGTGACTATTCCTTGCCTAAAGCTGCTGCCTTTGTGGCCAAGAATAATACCCTTATAGTCTGTATTGTTAGTGAACCTTACTTGCCTTTCTTGAATAACTGGTTGATTAGCATTGTGAGGCAAAAGCAACATGAGAAAGTGCTTGTTATTGCTGAGGACTATGCTACTTTGTTTAAGGTTAATGAGAGGTGGCCTGGTCATGCTGTGCTTATTCCTCCTGTTTTGATGTCTCAGACTGCTCATAAGTTTGGGTCTCAG GGATTCTTCAATTTTACGTCCAGAAGGCCTCGCCATCTTCTGCAAATTCTGGAGCTTGGTTATAATGTCATGTACAACGATGTTGATATGGTTTGGTTAGCGGATCCATTTCAATATTTAGAAGGAAATCATGATATATACTTCATGGACGACATGGCTGCG GTAAAACCTCTGAATCACTCTCATGGTTTGCCACCTCCAGGGAAGAAGGGTCGACCTTACATTTGTAGCTGCATGATCTATCTGCGACCCACCACTGGAGCAAAACTAGTTCTGAAAAAGTGGATTGAGGAAATGCAGATTCAACCATGGTCCAGAGCAAAAAAAGCTAATGACCAGCCTGCTTTTAATTGGGCATTGAACAAAACTGCTGGACAG GTCGACATGTATCTGCTTCCTCAGTCAGGATTCCCGACAGGTGGTTTATACTTTAGGAACAAGACTTGGGTGAAGGAAACCAAGGGAATGCATGTAATTATTCATAATAACTATATTGTTGGTTTTGAAAAGAAGATAAAACGATTCCGTGATTATGGTCTCTGGTTGGTGGATGATTATAGCTCTGAATCCCCACTTGGCAGATTAGAATAA
- the LOC107824066 gene encoding protein ABIL1: MEVEQLKLENTPAMTFDEVSMERSKSFVKALQELKNLRPQLYSAAEYCEKSYLQNEQKQMVLDNLKDYAVRALVNAVDHLGTVAYKLTDLVEQQTLDVTSMELKVTCLDQRLLTCKTYTEKEGLRQQQLLAIIPRHHKHYILPNSAGKKVHFSPQVKVDSRQHSQARPRLYPSGTPAAKTLSWHLATETKSTLKGTSRTFMSPEEAKGSEKASAAFNLLDEENTRKKSYAARPQSPNVGPASSLAMQTLGVTRQGTLEGSKPLTPYRSFDNPRRDIIRAHNRSRSMLSAFFVKHKTPKLKTSAVS; encoded by the exons ATGGAAGTAGAACAATTGAAGCTTGAAAATACTCCGGCGATGACGTTTGATGAAGTATCAATGGAGCGAAGCAAGAGTTTCGTTAAAGCCTTACAG GAACTCAAGAACTTGAGGCCGCAACTCTATTCTGCTGCAGAATATTGTGAAAAGTCTTATCTTCAAAACGAGCAGAAACAAAT GGTTCTTGATAACCTGAAGGACTATGCTGTAAGAGCTCTTGTCAATGCTGTCGACCACCTAGGAACTGTTGCTTATAAATTAACTGACTTGGTTGAGCAACAAACACTGGATGTCACAAGCATGGAGCTAAAGGTCACTTGTCTTGATCAG CGACTTCTCACGTGCAAAACATACACCGAGAAAGAAGGCCTCAGGCAGCAACAGCTATTAGCTATCATCCCAAGGCATCACAAGCATTATATTTTGCCAA ATTCCGCTGGCAAGAAGGTACACTTCAGCCCTCAAGTTAAGGTGGATTCGAGGCAACATTCACAAGCAAGACCCCGCCTTTATCCTTCAG GTACACCTGCTGCAAAAACTCTCTCTTGGCATCTGGCAACAGAAACTAAATCGACATTGAAAGGGACTTCACGTACTTTTATGAG TCCTGAGGAAGCAAAAGGTTCTGAAAAAGCATCTGCCGCATTCAACTTATTAG ATGAAGAGAATACACGGAAAAAATCATATGCAGCTCGTCCTCAGTCACCTAATGTTGGTCCTGCATCAAGTCTAGCAATGCAGACATTGGGTGTCACGCGGCAG GGCACCCTGGAGGGTAGCAAACCTCTAACACCATACAGATCATTTGATAATCCAAGACGGGACATCATCCGTGCACATAATCGCAGCAGGAGTATGCTCTCGGCTTTCTTTGTCAAGCATAAGACACCGAAATTGAAGACCAGTGCTGTCTCGTAA